The Exiguobacterium mexicanum genome includes a window with the following:
- the ispG gene encoding flavodoxin-dependent (E)-4-hydroxy-3-methylbut-2-enyl-diphosphate synthase has product MSEILHRSLTRPIRVGNLIIGGSNEVVIQSMTTTKTHDVEATVAEILRLEEAGCQVVRVACPDERAADALAEIKSRINIPLVVDIHFDYKLALKAIESGVDKIRINPGNIGRREKVEAVVNAAKAKGIPIRIGVNAGSLEKQFLEKYGYPTAQGMVESAMHHVKILEDLGFYNTIISLKASDVNLALEAYTLAAKTFDYPLHVGITESGPLFSGSLKSAAGLGAILSLGIGSTVRVSLSDDPVEEIKVAKEVLKSFGLAANAATLISCPTCGRIEIDLISIAKEVEEYIQNINVNIKVAVLGCAVNGPGEAREADIGIAGARNEGLLFRHGKIIRKVPEATMVEELKKEIDAIVAEKLAARELEEQELANQSN; this is encoded by the coding sequence ATGTCAGAAATTTTGCATCGTTCATTAACCCGTCCTATCCGTGTCGGCAACCTCATCATCGGTGGATCCAATGAAGTCGTCATCCAGTCGATGACGACAACAAAAACTCATGACGTCGAAGCAACCGTCGCTGAGATTTTACGTCTCGAAGAAGCGGGTTGCCAAGTCGTACGCGTCGCTTGTCCTGACGAGCGTGCGGCTGACGCCCTCGCTGAAATCAAGAGCCGCATCAACATCCCGCTCGTCGTCGATATTCACTTTGACTACAAATTGGCGCTCAAAGCCATCGAGAGCGGTGTCGATAAAATCCGCATCAACCCGGGTAACATCGGTCGCCGCGAGAAAGTCGAAGCGGTCGTCAACGCTGCTAAAGCAAAAGGTATCCCGATTCGAATCGGTGTCAACGCCGGCTCACTCGAAAAGCAGTTCCTTGAAAAGTACGGTTATCCGACGGCTCAAGGAATGGTCGAGAGTGCCATGCACCACGTCAAGATTTTGGAAGATCTCGGTTTCTATAACACGATCATCTCGCTCAAGGCATCTGACGTAAACCTCGCCCTCGAAGCATATACGCTCGCAGCCAAGACGTTCGATTACCCGCTCCACGTCGGAATCACGGAATCAGGCCCGCTCTTCTCAGGATCACTCAAGTCTGCTGCCGGCCTCGGGGCAATTCTTTCGCTCGGTATCGGTTCGACGGTCCGTGTCTCACTATCTGACGACCCGGTCGAAGAAATCAAAGTCGCCAAAGAAGTGCTCAAATCGTTCGGTCTCGCGGCTAACGCAGCGACACTCATCTCATGCCCAACATGTGGACGCATTGAGATCGACTTGATTTCGATCGCCAAAGAAGTCGAGGAGTATATCCAAAACATCAACGTCAACATTAAAGTTGCCGTTCTCGGCTGTGCAGTAAACGGACCAGGGGAAGCCCGTGAAGCTGATATCGGGATCGCCGGCGCCCGCAACGAAGGCCTTCTCTTCCGTCACGGGAAAATCATCCGGAAAGTACCCGAAGCCACGATGGTCGAAGAATTGAAAAAAGAAATCGACGCCATCGTCGCTGAAAAATTGGCCGCACGTGAACTCGAAGAGCAAGAGCTCGCCAACCAATCTAACTAA
- a CDS encoding Na/Pi cotransporter family protein, which yields MEYNLQEMLFMFFGGLGIFLFGIKSMGDGLQKSAGNRLRDILDKYTSNPFLGVLAGIIVTVLIQSSSGTTVITVGLVSAGFMTLRQAIGVIMGANIGTTVTAFIIGFDVGAYALPIIAIGAILLFFFKKEKLQHLGQIFFGFGMLFYGLELMGSGMKPLRSSEYFIDLTQSMSDNPFLGVVVGTVFTVIVQSSSATIGILQELYAGGSIDLDAALPVLFGDNIGTTITAVLASIGASVAARRAAAAHVIFNIVGTTIFMILLIPFTQYIFWITDLLAIEDKMQIAFAHGTFNVVNTFIQFWFIGTIAWIVTKFVPGEDSIVDTKAQHLDPIFIQQSPSIAVEQAKYEVIRMGDFAKLGLDEARKYMATGDKKHAEKSAHIEDALNSLNSKITDYLVKLAAVDLTEQESQEHKTLMHAINDIERIGDHVENIIELIDYKTATRVNLSADAQKELTEMYDLTRATLEKSLQTLASGDMVEARQVIEMEAKLDMLERQFRKNHVVRLNTGECDGQAGMFFVDMLSNLERIGDHAMNITEITLEDAANEVTV from the coding sequence GTGGAATACAATTTGCAAGAAATGTTATTCATGTTTTTTGGAGGATTAGGAATCTTCCTCTTCGGTATCAAATCGATGGGAGACGGCCTCCAAAAGTCAGCAGGTAACCGCCTGCGCGACATCCTTGATAAGTATACATCGAATCCGTTCCTCGGAGTACTAGCCGGGATCATTGTAACGGTCTTAATTCAATCATCATCAGGTACGACGGTCATCACGGTCGGCCTTGTCAGTGCCGGCTTTATGACACTCCGTCAAGCAATCGGGGTCATCATGGGGGCGAACATCGGAACGACGGTGACGGCGTTCATCATCGGTTTCGACGTCGGTGCCTACGCGTTACCGATTATCGCTATCGGTGCGATTCTCCTGTTCTTCTTTAAAAAAGAGAAATTGCAACATTTGGGTCAAATCTTCTTCGGGTTCGGGATGCTGTTCTACGGTCTTGAACTCATGGGAAGCGGAATGAAGCCGCTCCGCTCGAGCGAATACTTCATCGACTTGACGCAATCGATGAGTGATAACCCGTTCCTCGGTGTCGTCGTCGGTACGGTGTTCACAGTCATCGTCCAATCGTCATCAGCAACGATCGGGATTTTGCAAGAGTTGTATGCCGGTGGGTCAATCGACTTGGACGCGGCACTTCCGGTCTTGTTCGGAGACAACATCGGGACAACGATTACAGCGGTACTCGCTTCAATTGGTGCTTCGGTCGCGGCCCGTCGTGCGGCAGCAGCCCACGTCATCTTTAACATTGTCGGGACAACGATCTTCATGATTTTGTTGATTCCGTTCACACAATATATCTTCTGGATCACAGATCTCTTAGCAATTGAAGACAAGATGCAAATCGCTTTCGCTCACGGGACGTTCAACGTCGTCAACACGTTTATCCAGTTCTGGTTCATCGGAACAATCGCATGGATCGTGACGAAATTCGTACCGGGGGAAGATTCAATCGTCGATACGAAAGCACAGCATTTGGATCCAATTTTCATCCAACAGTCGCCATCGATTGCTGTCGAGCAAGCTAAATATGAAGTCATCCGCATGGGTGATTTCGCTAAACTTGGTCTCGATGAAGCACGCAAATATATGGCAACTGGTGATAAGAAACATGCTGAGAAGTCGGCGCACATCGAAGACGCGCTCAACTCACTCAACTCAAAAATCACGGATTACCTTGTGAAGCTTGCCGCTGTCGATTTGACAGAACAAGAATCACAAGAACACAAGACACTCATGCATGCGATCAATGATATTGAACGAATCGGTGATCACGTCGAGAACATCATCGAGTTGATCGACTATAAGACGGCAACGCGCGTCAATCTTTCGGCCGACGCTCAAAAAGAGTTGACGGAGATGTACGATTTGACTCGTGCCACGCTTGAGAAGTCGCTTCAAACGCTTGCGAGCGGCGACATGGTCGAAGCCCGTCAAGTCATCGAGATGGAAGCGAAACTCGACATGCTTGAACGTCAATTCCGTAAAAATCACGTCGTCCGCTTGAACACAGGCGAGTGCGACGGTCAAGCCGGGATGTTCTTCGTCGATATGCTCTCGAACTTGGAGCGCATCGGTGACCACGCGATGAACATCACAGAAATCACGCTTGAAGATGCTGCCAATGAAGTAACGGTCTAA